GAAAATGGGCCTCCAGGAGGAGTACCTCAGGGCGATAGCCGAGGGCAGGAAGAGGATCGAGGGCAGGCTCTACGATGAGAAGAGGCAGGCCATCAGGCCGGGAGACGAGATAGTCTTCGAGAACAAGCTGGTGTGCGTCGTGAAGGACGTGAGGGTCTACTCTTCCTTCAGGGAGATGCTGGAGAAGGAGGGCATTGAGAACGTTCTCCCGGGAGTGGGGAGCATCGAGGAGGGCGTCAAGGTTTACAGGCGCTTCTACTCTGAGGAGAAGGAGAAGAAGTACGGCGTCGCGGCGATAGAGGTCGA
This Thermococcus cleftensis DNA region includes the following protein-coding sequences:
- a CDS encoding ASCH domain-containing protein, which translates into the protein MARWKMGLQEEYLRAIAEGRKRIEGRLYDEKRQAIRPGDEIVFENKLVCVVKDVRVYSSFREMLEKEGIENVLPGVGSIEEGVKVYRRFYSEEKEKKYGVAAIEVEPVAWIGEPK